The Nitrospirota bacterium genome has a segment encoding these proteins:
- a CDS encoding response regulator: MAKLLLVDDDELVLNAWKYPLESEGHEVRTALSGAKALEILSKEKPDIIFTDLVMPEMNGVELCSKAKAMYPGVEVVLISGHPGEIEKLQMAFLNAGGKDLFLRKPLLQQEIIDAVKTIMQGRG, translated from the coding sequence ATGGCAAAATTATTATTAGTTGATGATGATGAGCTGGTCCTCAATGCCTGGAAGTACCCCCTTGAGTCCGAAGGGCATGAGGTAAGGACTGCATTAAGCGGAGCAAAGGCTTTGGAAATATTAAGCAAAGAAAAGCCCGATATTATATTTACGGATCTTGTAATGCCGGAAATGAACGGGGTTGAGCTGTGCAGTAAGGCAAAGGCGATGTATCCCGGCGTGGAAGTGGTGCTGATCTCAGGGCATCCGGGTGAGATTGAGAAGCTTCAGATGGCTTTTCTGAACGCCGGAGGCAAAGATTTGTTTTTGAGGAAGCCGCTTTTACAGCAGGAAATTATAGATGCCGTTAAAACAATTATGCAGGGAAGGGGATAA
- a CDS encoding PAS domain S-box protein, which translates to MKKTKKTTSTAGKTYHLRDERPLKSSGLLTETKKTETVLRESEERYRRIVSAVTDYIFTVDVESGRTVHTVHGPACVAVTGYTAEEFAADPYLWFRMVFDEDREEVKRHAERILSGDDPGAIEHRLWRKDGMVRWVRNTPVLHHDQSGALISYDGLISDITARREAEEALRYERDRAQGYLDTVEAIIVALDYNGRITLINRKGCRLFGYSEDELIGQDWFSVCLPQPDGMENVYPVFLKIIAGDIEAVEYFENPIITRSGELRQMAWHNTPLRDSRGRITGTLSAGNDITEHKKAEKTLVERRKLLELNADIGAIWTQEESLRVALQESAEAIVHHFDAAFARIWTFNQKENVLELQASAGMYTHINGAHGRVPVGMFKIGLIAEERKPHLTNAVIGDPRIGDQEWAKREGMVSFAGFPLIDKGRLLGIIAMFARHPLTEFIFNALELIADRISMGIDRKLTEEALKESEAELRKAKDELQQWNLELGKRVQEKTEELQKSQAMLFQAEKLSAMGRLAGGLAHELNTPLAGLLPMLEKYREKAAGDAEAHKEIDLMFNACRHMTEIVKDFSAFSRKSQDEIYIINLNEIIEATLSFSIKQLLKVGIRVSTYYTEDLPNVAGKTTELQQVILNMITNARDAMPDGGELTIKTGYSEDKNNVIMEFIDNGIGIEQENLTKIFDPFFTTKKMGRGVGLGLSVSYGIIKNHNGEIIVESEPGKGSKFKIFLPVHNMKG; encoded by the coding sequence GTGAAAAAAACAAAAAAAACAACAAGCACAGCCGGTAAGACTTATCATCTGCGCGATGAACGCCCTCTTAAATCATCCGGCTTGCTGACTGAAACGAAAAAGACAGAGACAGTGCTGCGTGAAAGCGAAGAGCGCTACCGCCGGATTGTCTCGGCAGTTACGGATTATATTTTTACTGTTGATGTTGAAAGTGGACGCACGGTGCACACTGTGCATGGACCTGCCTGTGTAGCAGTGACAGGATATACTGCAGAGGAATTTGCCGCAGACCCGTATCTCTGGTTCCGCATGGTCTTTGATGAAGACAGGGAAGAGGTCAAAAGGCACGCAGAACGGATTCTTTCAGGAGATGACCCGGGCGCCATAGAGCACCGGCTCTGGCGCAAAGACGGAATGGTGCGATGGGTCAGAAATACTCCGGTGCTTCATCATGACCAGTCAGGTGCGCTAATCTCTTACGACGGTCTTATCAGCGATATTACTGCCCGGAGGGAGGCGGAGGAGGCGCTGCGTTATGAGCGGGACCGTGCCCAGGGCTATCTGGATACGGTTGAAGCCATTATTGTTGCGCTGGATTATAATGGGCGAATAACTTTAATCAATCGAAAAGGCTGCCGGCTTTTCGGCTATAGCGAAGATGAACTCATTGGTCAAGATTGGTTTTCTGTATGCTTGCCGCAACCGGATGGGATGGAAAACGTATATCCTGTTTTTTTAAAGATTATAGCAGGTGACATAGAGGCGGTGGAATATTTTGAGAATCCCATTATCACCCGGAGCGGCGAGTTGCGGCAGATGGCATGGCACAATACACCGTTGCGTGATAGTCGGGGACGAATTACTGGTACCCTGAGCGCCGGTAACGACATCACCGAGCACAAGAAGGCGGAGAAGACCTTGGTGGAGAGAAGAAAGCTGCTTGAGTTGAATGCTGACATAGGCGCGATATGGACCCAGGAAGAATCGCTTAGGGTAGCTCTGCAGGAAAGTGCCGAAGCCATAGTACATCACTTTGATGCGGCGTTTGCACGCATCTGGACTTTTAATCAGAAAGAGAATGTCTTAGAACTGCAAGCCAGCGCAGGTATGTATACCCACATCAACGGGGCGCACGGGCGTGTGCCTGTCGGGATGTTTAAGATAGGACTTATTGCTGAAGAACGCAAGCCTCACCTGACAAATGCTGTTATCGGAGATCCCCGCATTGGGGATCAGGAATGGGCAAAGCGGGAAGGGATGGTGTCGTTCGCCGGTTTTCCTCTTATTGATAAAGGACGGCTATTGGGTATTATTGCCATGTTTGCCCGCCACCCCCTCACTGAATTTATTTTCAACGCACTGGAGTTAATTGCAGACAGAATATCCATGGGAATTGACCGGAAGCTGACGGAGGAGGCGCTAAAAGAGTCGGAGGCTGAACTCAGAAAGGCAAAAGATGAACTTCAGCAGTGGAATCTTGAACTGGGGAAGAGGGTCCAGGAGAAAACTGAAGAGCTGCAGAAATCACAGGCAATGCTTTTTCAGGCTGAAAAGCTGTCTGCAATGGGGCGGCTTGCCGGAGGGCTGGCGCATGAGCTTAACACACCGCTTGCAGGACTGCTTCCCATGCTTGAAAAGTACAGGGAGAAAGCCGCAGGAGATGCTGAGGCGCATAAGGAGATAGATCTTATGTTTAATGCCTGTAGGCACATGACTGAGATAGTGAAGGATTTCAGTGCATTTTCCAGAAAGTCTCAGGATGAAATCTATATAATTAACCTGAACGAAATTATTGAAGCCACATTAAGCTTCAGCATAAAACAACTTTTGAAGGTGGGCATCAGGGTAAGCACGTATTACACGGAAGATCTTCCGAATGTCGCAGGAAAAACCACTGAACTTCAGCAGGTAATTTTAAATATGATAACAAACGCAAGAGATGCCATGCCGGACGGAGGCGAGCTGACAATAAAAACAGGATATTCAGAAGATAAAAATAATGTTATAATGGAATTTATTGACAACGGAATAGGCATTGAACAGGAAAACCTTACAAAGATTTTTGACCCGTTTTTTACTACAAAAAAGATGGGACGGGGAGTTGGGCTCGGGCTGTCGGTTTCATACGGCATTATAAAAAACCATAACGGTGAAATTATAGTTGAAAGCGAGCCGGGGAAAGGAAGCAAGTTTAAAATCTTTCTGCCCGTGCATAACATGAAAGGATAA
- a CDS encoding FprA family A-type flavoprotein gives MNAVEIKSNIYWVGAIDWGIRDFHGYITQNGTTYNNYLILDEQVTLLDTVKYDFAGTAIDNIKHVVEPSKIKNVIINHIEPDHVSSIDKIMALTPDATIYITDKGKKGLDRLFDTSAWKFRIVKTGDTLNTGRYNLMFIETPMLHWPDSMMTYVKEAQLLISQDAFGQHFASADRFDDEFLSCFSAAELDDAVKDYYANILMPFGKLIKSKMAEIQKLGLEIDMIAPDHGIIWRKDPAKIINMYLDMANGKTDLSVVIIYDTMWHSTEQMTLPIMQGIKDEGIECKVIKLRAAPMSTAIKEFWKARGCLIGSPTINNILFPSVAEFLSHLSGLRPANRIAGAFGSYGWGGGAVKGAYDEFRKMGLEIFEPGIQVLYKASSEDEKRCYEFGREFAKKVKEYHRKF, from the coding sequence ATGAATGCTGTAGAAATTAAATCAAACATCTACTGGGTAGGCGCTATTGACTGGGGCATCAGGGATTTTCACGGATATATTACCCAGAATGGAACTACTTATAATAATTATCTCATCCTGGATGAACAGGTCACCCTGCTTGATACTGTCAAATATGATTTTGCCGGCACAGCCATTGACAATATTAAGCACGTCGTAGAGCCTTCAAAGATAAAAAACGTAATCATAAACCACATAGAACCCGACCACGTAAGCAGCATTGATAAAATTATGGCGCTGACCCCTGATGCAACCATTTACATCACAGATAAGGGAAAGAAAGGGCTTGACAGGCTTTTTGATACATCAGCATGGAAATTCAGGATTGTTAAAACAGGCGATACATTAAATACGGGCAGATATAATTTAATGTTCATTGAAACGCCGATGCTCCACTGGCCTGACTCCATGATGACCTATGTCAAAGAGGCGCAGCTCCTGATATCTCAGGATGCATTCGGACAGCATTTTGCTTCGGCAGACAGATTTGACGATGAGTTTCTTTCGTGCTTTTCAGCGGCTGAACTTGATGATGCAGTAAAAGACTACTATGCAAACATCCTCATGCCTTTTGGAAAGTTGATTAAATCCAAGATGGCCGAAATTCAGAAACTCGGCTTAGAGATAGACATGATTGCGCCTGACCACGGAATAATCTGGAGGAAAGACCCTGCAAAGATAATCAATATGTATCTTGACATGGCAAACGGGAAAACAGACCTGAGTGTTGTAATTATTTATGATACAATGTGGCACAGCACCGAGCAGATGACGCTCCCGATAATGCAGGGTATCAAAGATGAGGGAATTGAGTGCAAGGTAATTAAATTAAGAGCAGCGCCGATGAGCACAGCCATCAAGGAATTTTGGAAAGCAAGGGGATGTCTTATCGGCTCTCCGACTATTAATAATATTCTGTTTCCCTCTGTGGCGGAGTTCTTATCGCACCTCAGTGGGCTCAGGCCCGCAAACCGCATTGCAGGCGCATTCGGCAGTTACGGCTGGGGCGGCGGCGCGGTAAAAGGCGCTTATGATGAATTCAGGAAAATGGGACTTGAAATCTTTGAGCCCGGCATACAGGTTCTCTACAAGGCGTCATCTGAAGACGAAAAAAGATGTTATGAGTTCGGCCGGGAATTCGCAAAAAAAGTTAAAGAATATCATCGGAAGTTTTAA
- a CDS encoding NAD(P)/FAD-dependent oxidoreductase, which translates to MNYVIIGNGVAGITAAVSIRKIDSEGNITVITDEAYPFYSRIRLIDFLAGGADEKSLVLKQDDWYRKNNIILILNSQATDIDNQKKEVFTASGDRLKYDRLLIATGASSFLPPVPGSDKKGVFTLRTLKDAIAIKEYAKNAKRTLLIGGGVLGLEAGNALRKIGNSITVVESSSRLLPRQMDSQGAEIFQAQMEKMGFTFYLGAKSKEILGGNKTEALMLEDGRRIECDMIIVSAGIRPNAAQAQKLGLKIEKGLMVNDRMQTESADIYAAGDLIQHRGVFYGIWPAAEKQGETAGINMAGRDAVYTGTIMSNTLKIAGIDLVSAGAIDADCKCESVTVKDSKNFIYKKLVFKDNRIIGAILYGDAKDRAKILKAITDKTDISGIRTALIQWDLSALES; encoded by the coding sequence ATGAACTATGTCATTATCGGTAATGGAGTTGCCGGCATAACCGCTGCCGTCAGTATAAGGAAGATAGACAGCGAAGGCAATATAACAGTCATCACTGATGAGGCATACCCGTTTTACAGCCGCATACGTCTCATAGATTTTCTTGCAGGCGGTGCGGATGAAAAATCGCTTGTGCTAAAACAGGATGACTGGTACAGGAAAAATAATATAATTCTTATCCTGAATTCACAGGCAACAGATATAGACAATCAGAAAAAAGAAGTCTTCACCGCTTCAGGCGACAGGTTAAAATATGACCGGCTTCTTATTGCAACCGGAGCCTCTTCATTTCTGCCGCCGGTTCCCGGCTCTGACAAAAAAGGCGTTTTCACACTCAGGACTTTAAAGGACGCCATTGCAATCAAAGAATATGCAAAAAATGCCAAACGCACCCTTCTTATCGGAGGCGGCGTGCTCGGGCTTGAGGCAGGGAATGCTCTGAGGAAGATAGGCAATTCCATTACAGTCGTTGAGTCTTCATCACGCCTTCTTCCGAGGCAGATGGACTCTCAGGGGGCTGAGATATTTCAGGCACAGATGGAGAAAATGGGATTTACTTTTTATCTCGGCGCAAAATCCAAAGAGATACTTGGAGGTAATAAAACAGAGGCGCTTATGCTTGAAGACGGCAGGCGTATTGAGTGCGACATGATAATTGTATCAGCCGGCATAAGACCCAATGCAGCGCAGGCTCAAAAACTTGGTTTAAAAATAGAAAAAGGCTTAATGGTAAATGACAGGATGCAGACAGAATCAGCTGATATTTATGCGGCAGGCGATTTGATACAGCATAGAGGCGTTTTCTACGGCATCTGGCCTGCGGCGGAAAAACAGGGTGAAACCGCAGGCATAAATATGGCAGGCAGAGATGCCGTTTACACCGGCACTATAATGTCCAACACCCTGAAGATTGCAGGGATTGATTTAGTGTCGGCAGGAGCTATTGATGCTGACTGCAAATGCGAGTCAGTCACGGTAAAAGACAGTAAAAATTTCATTTACAAAAAATTAGTTTTTAAAGACAATCGCATTATCGGCGCAATCTTATACGGCGACGCAAAAGACAGGGCAAAGATACTTAAGGCTATCACGGATAAAACAGACATAAGCGGAATAAGAACTGCGCTAATACAGTGGGATCTAAGTGCGCTTGAAAGCTGA
- the bioB gene encoding biotin synthase BioB has protein sequence MSLYEKIQMDAGARLNNIDKEFAFLMSKFEGPDIFELFSLSSRARVKLSGNKVDLCSIVNAKSGACPEDCSFCAQSAHSKADIKVYPLLNKGKIMEAAASTRENGVKRFCVVTSGKKTSEHEIEEICGLISGIRDMGLLPCATLGLLDYAGLKKLKDAGLHRYHHNLETSEAFFSEICTTHTYTEKLNTIKAAQSLGLSVCSGGLFGLGELWEDRIDMAFALKELMVDSVPVNFFTPVRGTPLWDQGLLSPMEALKIIAIYRLILPECEIRVCGGRNATLRDLHPYIFSAGANGLLVGNYLTTPGRNPQDDLQMLRDMGLEL, from the coding sequence ATGTCTTTATACGAAAAAATACAGATGGATGCAGGAGCAAGGCTTAATAATATTGATAAGGAATTTGCCTTTCTCATGTCAAAATTTGAAGGCCCTGATATATTTGAACTCTTTTCTCTGTCAAGCAGGGCCAGGGTAAAATTAAGCGGGAATAAGGTTGATTTATGTTCCATTGTCAATGCCAAATCAGGCGCATGCCCTGAAGACTGTTCCTTCTGCGCCCAGTCTGCGCACAGCAAGGCTGATATAAAAGTTTATCCTTTACTAAACAAGGGGAAAATCATGGAAGCTGCGGCTTCTACAAGAGAAAACGGCGTAAAGCGTTTTTGTGTTGTTACCAGCGGCAAAAAAACATCAGAGCATGAGATTGAAGAAATCTGCGGGCTTATCTCCGGCATCAGGGATATGGGGCTATTACCATGCGCAACTTTAGGCTTGCTTGATTATGCCGGGCTTAAGAAATTAAAAGACGCAGGACTGCACAGATACCATCATAACCTTGAAACGTCAGAGGCCTTTTTTAGCGAAATCTGCACTACGCATACTTATACAGAAAAGCTGAATACCATTAAGGCGGCACAATCGCTCGGACTGTCGGTCTGCAGCGGAGGCCTCTTCGGGCTCGGCGAATTATGGGAAGACCGCATTGACATGGCATTTGCATTAAAGGAACTAATGGTTGACTCTGTCCCTGTTAATTTTTTTACGCCGGTGCGCGGCACGCCGCTGTGGGACCAAGGACTGTTGTCTCCGATGGAAGCCCTTAAGATAATAGCAATATACAGGCTTATCCTTCCTGAGTGTGAAATCAGGGTATGCGGAGGCAGGAATGCAACGCTTAGGGATCTGCATCCGTATATTTTTTCTGCAGGAGCCAACGGCCTGCTTGTAGGAAATTATCTTACAACTCCGGGCAGGAACCCTCAGGACGACCTTCAAATGCTTAGGGATATGGGGCTTGAATTATGA
- a CDS encoding rubredoxin has translation MWKCSVCGYEYHEAEEGTPFEQLPADWKCPVCNAPKEAFVKVW, from the coding sequence ATGTGGAAGTGTTCTGTATGCGGCTATGAGTATCACGAAGCTGAAGAAGGCACTCCGTTTGAGCAGCTTCCTGCAGACTGGAAGTGCCCTGTATGCAATGCCCCTAAAGAGGCCTTTGTGAAGGTGTGGTAA
- a CDS encoding acylphosphatase, producing MEKCRVHLRIRGFVQGVFFRASTRDMARGLGLTGWVRNMPDGSVEVVLEGMEDMLKTAVAWCHKGPPGARVSNIDEKWLGYTGEFSGFEVKYGFG from the coding sequence ATGGAAAAGTGCAGGGTGCATTTGCGCATCAGGGGTTTTGTTCAGGGCGTGTTTTTCAGGGCCAGCACAAGGGATATGGCACGCGGGCTTGGGCTGACCGGATGGGTAAGAAATATGCCTGACGGTAGTGTTGAGGTTGTTTTGGAAGGTATGGAGGATATGCTTAAGACTGCGGTTGCGTGGTGCCATAAGGGGCCTCCGGGCGCGCGCGTAAGTAATATTGATGAAAAATGGCTTGGATATACCGGGGAGTTCTCAGGTTTTGAAGTAAAATACGGGTTTGGTTAA
- a CDS encoding rubrerythrin family protein, with the protein MQQTIKNLTQAFIGESMARNRYTFYSKTAFKEGLDQISELFLITADNEREHAKWLFKLINELQQKNGEQLDEIVVEAAVPITLGNTIENLKAAIAGENYENTKMYPEFADTAEKEGLPEIAKRLRSISKAEVHHEGRYRKLLKEVEGKTVFKKDKNVTWVCRKCGYTHEGKEPPEKCPACDHEANYYMVKCEEY; encoded by the coding sequence ATGCAACAGACAATTAAAAACCTGACACAGGCATTTATCGGAGAAAGCATGGCGAGGAACCGCTATACGTTTTATTCAAAGACTGCTTTTAAAGAAGGATTGGACCAGATTTCCGAGTTGTTTCTTATCACGGCTGACAATGAAAGGGAACACGCCAAATGGCTGTTCAAACTGATTAATGAATTACAGCAGAAAAACGGAGAGCAACTTGATGAGATAGTGGTTGAAGCTGCAGTTCCGATAACACTCGGCAATACCATTGAAAACTTGAAGGCTGCAATTGCAGGCGAAAATTATGAGAATACAAAAATGTATCCAGAGTTTGCGGATACTGCAGAAAAAGAAGGCTTGCCGGAAATTGCAAAACGGTTAAGGTCCATATCAAAGGCTGAAGTGCATCATGAGGGAAGGTACAGAAAATTGCTGAAGGAGGTTGAGGGCAAGACTGTTTTTAAGAAAGATAAAAATGTCACATGGGTCTGCCGAAAATGCGGATATACGCATGAAGGCAAGGAGCCGCCTGAAAAATGCCCTGCCTGCGATCATGAGGCAAATTATTATATGGTAAAGTGCGAGGAATATTAA
- a CDS encoding nitroreductase family protein encodes MELIQGLKERRSINFFELGQDVPESKLKELIEIANLAPSSFNLQPWKAIIVKSAERKKVLKGCAFNQPKVAEASAVLIMIADPNAVEDHMDRMLDNWQKLGYMKPEMRNTYKGMAQNLYGSVDSLKRKIFAVKNTALFAMNLMIAARGLGLETHPMDGFDEDCIKKEFNIPGDKIIPMLVAVGYLKSGITLLPRAFRREIDEFVRFE; translated from the coding sequence ATGGAATTAATTCAGGGACTTAAAGAAAGACGTTCAATCAACTTTTTTGAGCTGGGCCAAGATGTGCCGGAAAGCAAACTTAAAGAACTAATTGAAATTGCAAACCTTGCGCCTTCTTCATTTAACCTCCAGCCGTGGAAGGCAATTATTGTAAAAAGCGCCGAGAGGAAAAAGGTTTTGAAAGGGTGTGCTTTTAATCAGCCGAAGGTTGCAGAGGCGTCAGCAGTATTGATAATGATTGCCGATCCCAATGCTGTTGAGGACCACATGGACAGGATGCTTGACAACTGGCAGAAACTCGGATATATGAAGCCGGAGATGAGAAACACTTATAAAGGCATGGCGCAGAATCTTTACGGTTCTGTTGACAGCCTGAAGAGAAAAATATTTGCCGTAAAAAACACCGCATTGTTTGCGATGAACCTGATGATTGCAGCAAGGGGGCTCGGACTTGAAACGCATCCGATGGACGGTTTTGATGAGGACTGCATAAAGAAAGAATTCAATATTCCGGGGGATAAGATAATTCCAATGCTTGTCGCTGTCGGATATCTGAAATCGGGGATAACACTTCTTCCAAGGGCATTCAGACGGGAAATTGATGAATTTGTGAGATTTGAGTGA